One Mercurialis annua linkage group LG3, ddMerAnnu1.2, whole genome shotgun sequence DNA window includes the following coding sequences:
- the LOC126675215 gene encoding uncharacterized protein LOC126675215 produces the protein MQDQGSPVSFCPSFSSYSSAADIAAKVVEEENIFTLPRSQNDDVCCSDDDGDDDFEFVLVRENRDGNQTAFPIFPVFNQDLLLDNESKNNLLKDDVIRLPLKKLFIQDNDRDSPSSSSSSEADELEGITPGTYCVWTPSKSPAQSPSRCEKSNSTGSSSKRQHQRWRLRDLLHLKRSNSDGKESFIFLNTDRKDKKESGKSVIIGKEKEKKEKVVSAHEVFYVRNKALKDGDKTKRRSYLPYRQGLVGFFAKVN, from the coding sequence ATGCAAGATCAAGGCTCTCCGGTGTCGTTTTGTCCCAGTTTCAGCAGTTACTCTTCCGCGGCGGATATTGCCGCGAAAGTCGTTGAGGAGGAGAATATTTTTACTTTGCCGAGAAGTCAAAACGACGACGTATGCTGCAGTGACGACGACGGCGACGATGATTTCGAATTCGTTTTAGTACGCGAGAACCGTGACGGAAATCAAACGGCGTTTCCGATTTTCCCGGTGTTTAATCAAGATCTTCTGTTAGATAACGAGAGTAAGAATAATCTGTTAAAAGACGACGTGATTCGGTTACCGTTAAAGAAGCTGTTTATTCAAGATAACGATCGTGATTCTCCGTCGTCGTCATCTTCCTCGGAGGCGGATGAATTAGAAGGAATTACACCGGGAACGTATTGTGTATGGACGCCGTCAAAATCGCCGGCGCAGTCACCGTCTCGGTGTGAAAAAAGTAACTCGACGGGATCGTCGTCGAAGCGGCAGCACCAGCGGTGGCGGTTGAGAGATTTATTGCATTTAAAAAGAAGTAACAGCGACGGGAAGGAGtcgtttatatttttgaataccGATCGTAAGGATAAGAAAGAGAGTGGCAAAAGTGTAATAATAGGGAAAGAGAAGGAGAAAAAAGAGAAAGTAGTGTCGGCACATGAAGTGTTTTATGTGAGGAATAAGGCGTTGAAAGATGGAGATAAGACAAAAAGAAGGTCTTATTTACCGTACAGGCAAGGATTAGTTGGTTTCTTTGCTAAAGTTAATTAG